Within the Hevea brasiliensis isolate MT/VB/25A 57/8 chromosome 2, ASM3005281v1, whole genome shotgun sequence genome, the region TAGTTTTTACCCCAGCCGCCAAACTGCACAACtcaaagaaattaaattttgataagtTTATACGTGCAACTAAAAATGAATTATAATGGACATGACAGGTAAAGAATCCTGAAGCATATGTGAATTCAAGTGGATGTACAATAAAAAAATACcacagaaattattatttatcagAAAAATGTTTGACACACAGCTTGTAAATGAAAGGGTGGGGAAAGAAGCATACGTGGGGGAAGGATGACAACACCAGCACGAACACAATCTTTTGGGGTTACAATTCCAACAGTTGCAGCACGAACAGCTACAATTAGAACAGTGGCAGCTTGGCCAGGCACAGTAGCATCCTGGCCAGGCACAGTAGCATCCTGGCCAGGTACAGTAGCAAGGAGACCATGCACACTTCTTTTTTCTGCAATAGACAAGATCTATTCGTCAATTAACAGCGCACTGGATCTGGGAATTTCCatttaattatgtatatatataccgTGGAGTAAATAAATATGTCCCTGGTTTACATGCACTAGTGCATACACACCCAATCCAGGCATCTCTGTCAATTCGGAATCACAAAAATGTCCGCAGATTAAGTATGCATGTAATGTGCATGTAAAATTAAAGAAGCAAAATAAACAAGATTTGATTCTTTGCATTAAAAAATATATCATCCATGCGCCAATTTGATTCTATCAATCTTTTTTATATATGCTCAAACTATATGAAAAGCTTCTACAGATTGAGAATGGCAACTAACTTACACTGGAAACGTGAAAGAGTGATTGCTTTCTCCACTTTTATCTGAATTTTTGGATTTGCAGGATGCAGCTAacgtttttttctttctttcttttgtaTCTTCGACATCACCTGGCTTTGTTGCATCCTTGGAGGTTGTCTCATTAGCTAGTCCAGTTGCCTCCTCAGCTTTTTTTGTTTCAGTAGTTTCTTCTATTATTTCCTCCATGGGGACTGATGGCGGGTTATCTGTGTCCGCCACTGCAACCCGACATTCTGTATCTGCCACTGAAACAGGAAGGGATGGGCTGACTTGTAATTCTACTTCTGCAGGCTTACGCTCTCTGGAGAAACTATTTCCTAATTGAAGGCTAAACAACGAATCATTGGAAGCAATGCTCCAATCAACTGGTGATGTTGTCTTGTTTGTTTCAAATATAGCTGATGGAATCCTTAAAGGATCATATCCTGCTCCTCCTCCTCTTGATCGTTCCATGACTTGCGTTGGAGGGGATTGCATCATCGACACTACATGCTCATGATTCGATTCACGGATAAAATCAGGAACTGGAAATGTTATTGTTTGATTGGCAAAGCCATTATCAGATCCTCTTGATTTCGAAGACTCGTGACGCTGCGAAATCCCATTTTCTCCAACTTGTAATGCTGGCAAAGAAGAAGTGCTCCTTCCGGGTTCCTCAACATCTTTCTCAACAATATTACTTCTTCTGTTCCCATCACTAACATTCACATTTCTCCCATTCCCGCGTCCCAAGCCCATTTAAATTGAACATAGGAAAAACCTAATTcagcttttctttcttttttgtttttcttcGATTCTTACCTGTAATTTAAGATACCTATTCCAATGCCATGTAAtgtaaaattcaaaaaaaattaaaggcaGCCGAGCAGAGAATATCATTAACCTTTACGCCGCCAGATGATTCTTGACCGGTGTGAAATAGATCACCGGAATAGCTCCGGCGATCCACAGCTTATCTTCTCCTATAGTTATCCAATtctaaaattggaaaaaaaaaaaaaaagtgatagaGGAAATGAGAAAAAGGGCTAAAATCTGACAACGGGAACCCTCGATTGACTGATTTGAATCTATTTTTGGAATCTTAAACAAGTCCTATCACATTGTGCCACGTCAATTATTAGAGAACTTGGTTGATTTTTTCACTAACGCTACGGTGCACATTGCTATGTATGGGCATTGCAGACATGCATGCACTGATCAAGTGTCCTTGCCCTAATACTCCTGCCTTCACCCGATCCATTGCCGCCCGTGACTCGCCCACTTCTATAATTAGTTTTTTATTTAGTTTGCTTCAACATAAAAAATTAGGGTGCATTTTCATTTATAGAATTGTGATGAGTCTTATattcttaaatttaaaaaataattaattttttttataaatgatgaatatattaatttttagtgtATTGAGTGTATTTAATAATTTGTTAAAATTGAgtaatctttaaaaaaaaaaaaaactctaaatcATAATAAGAATGAATTTGATTTATATAAACaaatgatttgatttggtttgattttggagaatattaaattaaaatttgtaatttaatttagaaattattttaaagTATATTGATCTAAATCAAACTAATAAAAGTTTAttcatttgtgaaaattgaaataagtttttgaaaaattaaaaaaaaaattgagaataaaGTTTTTTAATCACAGATGTACCAATTTTATAATTGAAAGgactgaaaatttaattttttttaaatttatttaaaaataattttaagttgttttttttattatttttctttaaaaaataattacttttttataactaaaattataatataatttttatataattaaaattagaaattataatacatattaaaaaattttaagagtAAAATAAGTTTTCAAATATAttgtataattatttattttttaattataaaatatgaataattttttatttttttaattaaaaattattttttattatttataggattttattttatttttatagaaaataaatatataatttttttagaaaacgaaaaataataaaaataggaaataagaagaagaaaaaagatagGGGAGAAAAATAAGAGGCCCCCGGACAGGCCCAGTGAGGCCCACCTAACAAATGCCGATTAGCTCATTAAGAGCTATAATGATTGACCATTTCGAAGAGTTATGGTAAACGGTGATATTGTCGACGAGGAAAAAACATCTCAGAGATGGATGGATGGCTGAACTGAGTTCACATTTAACGGTGTTTTGGAGCTTGTTTAATGGTGGCTGTACAACCCTCTGATTATTATCAACTCAGAGAGTGTGGTCTCTTCCTTTGGTTTGGCAGAGCACAAATCTCACTGTCCCCGCCTTCAAGGCTTCAACCGCTGCGCTTTATCTGCTGTTTGGCTTCTAACATCTGAATCCTTTCTCTTATTTTCATTCTTTGTTCTTTTGATTAATCTATAATTTTTGAGATGGAATAATGGGTTTTGCTGGCAACGTTCGGTTTTTTGTAGAAATTGAAGTGGTAaattga harbors:
- the LOC110633751 gene encoding guanine nucleotide-binding protein subunit gamma 4, coding for MGLGRGNGRNVNVSDGNRRSNIVEKDVEEPGRSTSSLPALQVGENGISQRHESSKSRGSDNGFANQTITFPVPDFIRESNHEHVVSMMQSPPTQVMERSRGGGAGYDPLRIPSAIFETNKTTSPVDWSIASNDSLFSLQLGNSFSRERKPAEVELQVSPSLPVSVADTECRVAVADTDNPPSVPMEEIIEETTETKKAEEATGLANETTSKDATKPGDVEDTKERKKKTLAASCKSKNSDKSGESNHSFTFPVKKKCAWSPCYCTWPGCYCAWPGCYCAWPSCHCSNCSCSCCNCWNCNPKRLCSCWCCHPSPTLAAGVKTTSPKGFAKSQPPQPPPTPQAIAKSACGNCFHCFSCHPCSCSSCHPCSCSSCCPSSCRPCSCSSCHPCSCSSCHPCSCSSCCPSSCRPCSCSSCHPCSCSSCCPSSCHPCSCSSCHPCSCSSCCPSSCHPCNCSSCNCSSCHPCSCSSCCPCSCYPCSCSSCNPSCCCSCRPSCSCSCRPSFCCSCNLRSCSDCHPCSCSNCHPCSCSFCDQPCSFSSSSCCPCLCSSCCPCSSCSIHPFSCISCPPFSFSSCDPRNCTSCHQQGSCASRFRDCCFCSCSRCCRCC